In Vigna unguiculata cultivar IT97K-499-35 chromosome 3, ASM411807v1, whole genome shotgun sequence, a single genomic region encodes these proteins:
- the LOC114176332 gene encoding LAG1 longevity assurance homolog 2: MDFLWTENATPHSSHFSAAIYFAFASFAARFFLDRFVFRRLSIRMLTKGKAPSRITKEMQVKIGKCSESMWKLTYYAAVEAFILKITYQEPWFSNTKLYFNDWPNHELKSSLVLYYMCQCGFYIYSIAAILTWETRRKDFSVMFTHHVITVLLIGCSYLTSFFRIGSIILALHDASDVFMEAAKVFKYSGREFGASVCFGFFAVSWLILRLIFFPFWVIKATSIDLQQCLNLSEGFDMFLYYIFNTMLIMLLIFHIYWWKLICAMIYRQLKNRGKVGEDIRSDSDDD, translated from the exons ATGGATTTCCTCTGGACCGAGAATGCGACGCCGCACTCCTCGCACTTCTCCGCCGCGATCTACTTCGCCTTCGCAAGTTTCGCGGCCAGGTTCTTCCTTGACAGATTCGTTTTTCGC AGGTTGTCCATTAGGATGTTGACAAAGGGTAAAGCTCCATCACGTATTACTAAGGAAATGCAAGTAAAGATTGGAAAATGCTCAGAGTCAATGTGGAAGTTAACATATTATGCTGCTGTTGAAGCATTCATTCTTAAAATTACCTACCAGGAACCCTGGTTCAGTAATACGAAATTATACTTCAATGACTGGCCAAATCATGAGTTAAA GAGTTCTCTGGTGTTGTATTACATGTGCCAGTGTGGGTTCTACATATATAGTATTGCTGCTATTCTGACATGGGAGACTAGAAGGAAGGATTTTTCGGTGATGTTTACCCACCATGTAATTACTGTTTTACTAATTGGGTGTTCATATCTAACGAG TTTTTTTAGGATTGGCTCCATAATCCTCGCCCTTCATGATGCAAGTGATGTGTTCATGGAAGCTGCCAAGGTTTTCAAGTATTCTGGAAGGGAGTTTGGTGCAAGTGTGTGTTTTGGATTCTTTGCAGTTTCGTGGCTCATATTGCGGctaattttctttcctttttgggTTATTAAGGCAACAAG CATTGATCTTCAACAGTGCCTAAACCTGTCAGAAGGTTTTGACAtgtttctctactacatttTTAATACAATGCTCATAATGCTACTCATCTTCCATATCTACTGGTGGAAGCTCATATGTGCAATGATCTATAGACAGCTGAAAAATAGGGGAAAAGTTGGCGAGGATATAAGATCTG ATTCAGACGATGATTGA